One part of the Aliivibrio fischeri ATCC 7744 = JCM 18803 = DSM 507 genome encodes these proteins:
- a CDS encoding YgiW/YdeI family stress tolerance OB fold protein: MKKIVLVSALVFASSSVFAAQNAPVKGGFTGPSSVSVSTVRAALDSDDDAAVVLTGYITSSLGNEEYQFKDATGEVRIEIDNKDWNGIEATPETKLVIHGEVDKEWTETTIDVNTVQLAK, from the coding sequence ATGAAAAAAATCGTATTAGTTAGTGCATTAGTTTTCGCTTCTTCAAGTGTTTTTGCTGCTCAGAATGCACCAGTTAAAGGTGGTTTTACTGGCCCTAGTTCAGTTTCTGTTAGTACGGTTAGAGCTGCACTTGATTCTGATGATGATGCGGCGGTTGTATTAACTGGCTACATCACGTCTTCTTTAGGTAATGAAGAATACCAATTTAAAGATGCGACGGGTGAAGTTAGAATCGAAATTGATAATAAAGATTGGAATGGTATTGAAGCTACACCAGAAACAAAATTGGTAATTCATGGTGAAGTGGATAAAGAGTGGACTGAGACAACAATTGACGTGAATACGGTTCAATTAGCTAAATAA
- a CDS encoding AcfA family outer membrane beta-barrel protein, which translates to MKKYLFLLMAATSTATIAAPYVGLEYGLTNMSHDYSTTFSNDNVSLTPDDSSSAFGGFVGYRFNEFGLELGYKKFESDDSRSQMLKSDKVGYTKEREWDADLDATQFTFKPVYFYNINDKVQLKTGLGLTYTQYKFDSSANTEYENDLTDHEYTTDYVAGDSKSESVFGGIASVGIEYMVIPNLALGASASYQVDSIANSTSFMLSSAYYF; encoded by the coding sequence ATGAAAAAGTATTTATTTTTGCTAATGGCTGCCACTTCAACAGCAACAATTGCTGCTCCATACGTAGGTTTAGAATACGGTCTAACAAACATGAGCCACGATTATTCAACAACTTTTTCAAATGATAATGTGTCATTAACTCCTGATGACTCTAGTTCTGCTTTTGGTGGTTTTGTTGGCTATCGTTTTAATGAATTTGGTCTTGAGCTTGGCTACAAAAAATTTGAAAGTGATGATTCTCGTAGTCAAATGTTGAAATCAGATAAAGTTGGTTATACAAAAGAACGTGAGTGGGATGCTGATTTAGATGCAACTCAATTTACCTTTAAGCCAGTGTATTTTTATAATATCAATGACAAAGTACAATTAAAAACAGGTTTAGGTTTAACTTATACTCAATATAAATTTGATTCATCTGCGAATACTGAATATGAAAATGATTTAACTGATCATGAGTATACAACGGATTATGTTGCTGGTGATTCAAAATCAGAAAGTGTCTTCGGTGGTATCGCAAGCGTTGGCATTGAATACATGGTAATTCCTAATCTTGCTTTAGGTGCTTCAGCAAGTTACCAAGTAGATAGTATTGCTAATTCTACATCGTTCATGTTGAGTTCAGCTTATTACTTTTAA
- a CDS encoding LysR family transcriptional regulator encodes MAKDLFATLDLNLLRTFLILSQELNMRKASERLFVSQPAISQALQKLRNHFNDELFIKVRHGLKPTPFAEELAENIQPYLDGLSSVLNASQEFKPENLNKTIKIALAPQVLTCLSGALFHDIKEKAPNVDLQLVNWSESTFDDLAKGKLDLAINYEYDKVPKELLSKNLITITGCVIVRINHPIEKTVATPYDFEGYELASLIIPGWNDNKSLASEVLTNMDIEHKIGFRSELPMALIDVVQHTDMYFPSTSLFPIHQYSSLRRIDLSLDDVPLNYPIYTYYHQRHKKNALHAWINQLITDLLSEANIK; translated from the coding sequence ATGGCAAAAGATCTATTCGCAACATTGGATTTAAATTTGCTGAGAACATTTTTAATTCTCTCCCAAGAGTTAAATATGCGAAAAGCCTCTGAGCGCTTATTTGTTTCTCAACCAGCAATCAGCCAAGCACTACAAAAATTACGAAACCATTTTAATGATGAGCTATTCATAAAAGTTCGTCATGGGTTAAAACCTACCCCTTTTGCTGAAGAGTTAGCTGAAAATATCCAACCTTATTTAGATGGCCTATCGTCAGTATTAAATGCATCTCAAGAATTCAAACCTGAAAATTTAAATAAAACAATTAAGATAGCCTTAGCCCCTCAAGTGCTAACCTGCTTGTCTGGTGCCTTATTTCATGACATAAAAGAAAAAGCACCGAATGTCGATCTACAACTTGTAAACTGGTCAGAATCAACCTTTGATGATCTTGCTAAAGGTAAGTTAGATCTGGCGATCAATTACGAATATGACAAAGTTCCTAAAGAGTTACTTTCAAAAAATCTAATCACAATAACAGGTTGTGTAATCGTTAGAATAAACCACCCAATTGAAAAAACAGTCGCTACACCTTATGATTTTGAAGGGTATGAACTTGCTTCATTAATTATCCCAGGTTGGAATGATAATAAAAGTTTAGCCAGTGAAGTATTAACCAATATGGATATCGAGCATAAAATAGGATTTCGCTCAGAGCTTCCGATGGCATTGATCGATGTGGTTCAACATACAGATATGTACTTCCCTTCCACTTCGCTTTTCCCTATTCACCAATATTCAAGTTTAAGACGAATCGATTTATCTCTTGATGATGTGCCATTAAATTACCCTATTTATACCTATTATCACCAAAGACATAAAAAAAATGCACTGCACGCTTGGATAAATCAACTTATTACCGATTTATTATCAGAAGCAAATATCAAATAA
- a CDS encoding LysR family transcriptional regulator, which yields MAKDLFSTLDLNLLRTFIVLHQERNMRKASERLFVSQPAISKALQRLRDHFNDELFVKTHHGLRATEYANQLAESISPILDDLSSTLNESNEFNPQELEGVIKLALSPFLLSAIANKLFQAIRAEAPNVQVQLLNWSKSTMTDIINDEVQLGLNYEISHAPKELIQKPIAQDSFKAYVRQNHPYKETEIEVKDGVNFELATVIAVDWNSHQSLAEKILKIKGLEANVGFRSELPSAVIDVVNNSDMMFPASKFLDIEHNKQLRSIQILFDNKDINPKVCAYYHHKNRNNPTMLWLKTILQSLLIDNQ from the coding sequence ATGGCTAAAGATTTATTCTCTACTTTAGATTTAAACTTATTACGAACATTTATCGTTCTTCACCAAGAACGAAATATGCGTAAAGCCTCTGAGCGTTTATTTGTTTCTCAGCCTGCAATAAGTAAGGCTCTACAACGCTTACGTGACCATTTTAATGATGAATTGTTTGTCAAAACCCATCACGGGCTGCGTGCAACTGAATACGCAAACCAGCTAGCAGAAAGCATCTCCCCAATACTTGATGATCTTTCTTCTACATTAAATGAAAGTAATGAGTTTAACCCTCAAGAACTTGAAGGTGTGATAAAACTAGCACTATCTCCTTTTCTTTTAAGCGCTATTGCCAATAAATTATTTCAAGCAATCAGAGCTGAAGCACCCAATGTGCAGGTACAGTTATTAAACTGGTCAAAATCTACTATGACCGACATCATTAATGACGAAGTTCAACTCGGTCTTAATTACGAAATTAGTCATGCCCCAAAAGAACTCATCCAAAAGCCTATCGCACAAGACAGCTTTAAAGCGTACGTAAGACAAAATCATCCATACAAAGAGACAGAAATAGAAGTTAAAGATGGGGTTAACTTTGAACTAGCAACAGTAATAGCAGTAGATTGGAACTCTCACCAGTCTCTAGCGGAGAAAATCCTAAAAATTAAAGGCTTAGAAGCCAATGTCGGTTTTCGTTCAGAATTACCTTCAGCCGTAATCGATGTGGTTAATAACTCAGACATGATGTTCCCAGCCTCTAAATTCTTAGATATTGAGCATAATAAACAGCTACGAAGCATTCAAATACTCTTTGATAATAAAGATATTAATCCGAAAGTATGTGCTTATTACCACCATAAAAATCGCAATAACCCCACCATGCTATGGTTAAAAACCATTCTTCAATCATTACTCATTGATAACCAGTAG
- a CDS encoding VC2662 family protein, which yields MKKILVGTCAALSMVSSFAMADSTPVMFSSLNGFNAPAASEVKGVRLAALHGKTGDVTGVDFAIGMSESDNLTGVNFPLFIGANKVNGNMTGASFGLFNWHKGDDLGANLGFVNLTNNVKGANVSAVNYSEGYTMVDVGVANLSNDSHVQVGFFNMTSDIKGVQVGLINCAENGFLPCFPIVNFAM from the coding sequence ATGAAGAAGATTTTAGTTGGTACTTGCGCTGCTCTATCTATGGTTTCATCATTTGCGATGGCTGATAGCACGCCTGTGATGTTCTCATCTCTTAATGGCTTTAATGCTCCAGCAGCAAGTGAAGTAAAAGGTGTACGTCTAGCTGCACTGCATGGTAAGACTGGTGATGTTACTGGTGTTGATTTTGCAATCGGTATGTCTGAAAGTGATAACCTAACTGGTGTAAACTTCCCGCTATTTATCGGTGCAAATAAGGTTAACGGTAATATGACTGGTGCATCTTTTGGCCTGTTTAACTGGCACAAAGGTGATGACTTAGGTGCTAACCTAGGCTTTGTTAACCTGACAAATAATGTGAAAGGTGCAAACGTATCTGCTGTTAACTATTCAGAAGGCTACACAATGGTTGATGTAGGTGTTGCTAACCTTTCAAATGACTCTCATGTTCAAGTTGGTTTCTTTAACATGACGTCTGATATTAAAGGGGTTCAAGTAGGTCTTATTAACTGTGCTGAAAATGGTTTCTTACCTTGTTTCCCAATCGTAAACTTTGCGATGTAA
- the phoU gene encoding phosphate signaling complex protein PhoU, with translation MHLGRHISGQFNSELEAIRTHVLTMGGMVEQQLTYALEALHNHDAELAKRVMHEDHKVNAMEVAIDEACTRIIAKRQPTASDLRLVMAIIKTITDLERIGDVASQIAKVSLENFTNKQHSLLVSLESLGRQSVKMMHSVLDAYARMDVKAATEAYKFDDKIDAEYEAVVRQLMTYMMEDPSSIPSVMKVMWAARAIERVGDRCQNICEYIIYFVKGKDVRHIGEQNIDDVIK, from the coding sequence ATGCATCTTGGTCGACATATTTCAGGCCAATTCAATTCAGAGCTCGAAGCGATTCGTACTCATGTTTTAACCATGGGTGGAATGGTGGAACAGCAGCTCACCTATGCATTAGAAGCTTTGCATAATCATGATGCAGAGCTAGCTAAACGCGTCATGCATGAAGACCATAAAGTCAATGCTATGGAAGTCGCTATTGATGAAGCGTGCACTCGAATCATTGCCAAACGTCAACCTACAGCAAGTGATTTACGCTTAGTTATGGCGATTATAAAAACCATTACTGATTTAGAGCGCATTGGTGATGTTGCATCTCAAATTGCAAAAGTATCACTGGAAAATTTCACGAATAAACAGCATTCGTTATTGGTCTCTTTAGAGTCATTAGGACGTCAATCCGTCAAGATGATGCATTCAGTTTTAGATGCTTATGCGCGAATGGATGTAAAAGCAGCCACTGAGGCGTATAAATTTGATGATAAAATCGATGCGGAATATGAAGCGGTTGTACGTCAATTAATGACTTATATGATGGAAGATCCAAGTTCTATTCCTAGTGTTATGAAAGTGATGTGGGCCGCTCGCGCCATTGAACGTGTCGGAGACCGTTGCCAGAATATTTGTGAATACATCATTTATTTTGTGAAAGGAAAGGATGTTCGTCATATTGGTGAGCAAAATATTGATGATGTAATTAAGTGA
- the pstB gene encoding phosphate ABC transporter ATP-binding protein PstB, whose product MYSLSPDLSFLSPMDVNHLSDENTAIEINNLCLNYGKTSALSNIEMRIPKGQVTAFIGPSGCGKSTLLRCINRMNDLVDNCKIKGSIKLFGDDIYHPDTDIPSLRRRVGMVFQRPNPFPKSIYENVVYGLRLQGIKEARVLDEAVEEALKAAALWDEVKHRLHENAFGLSGGQQQRLVIARAIAIEPEVLLLDEPTSALDPISTLTIEELIYELKSKYTVVIVTHNMQQAARVSDYTAFINQGKLVEYGNANTIFTSPIHKQTEDYITGRYG is encoded by the coding sequence ATGTATTCATTATCTCCTGATCTTTCTTTTCTATCACCGATGGATGTTAATCACCTGTCTGATGAGAATACCGCGATAGAAATTAATAATCTTTGTTTGAATTATGGCAAGACATCAGCACTATCAAATATAGAAATGCGAATACCAAAAGGTCAGGTAACGGCTTTCATTGGGCCATCCGGTTGTGGTAAATCAACGTTATTACGCTGTATTAATCGAATGAATGATTTGGTAGATAACTGCAAAATTAAAGGTTCAATTAAGCTATTTGGTGATGATATTTATCACCCTGATACGGATATTCCTTCCTTGCGTCGAAGAGTTGGAATGGTGTTTCAACGCCCAAATCCGTTTCCTAAGTCAATTTATGAAAACGTAGTTTACGGTTTACGTTTACAAGGGATTAAAGAAGCGCGAGTATTAGATGAAGCGGTTGAGGAAGCTCTGAAAGCTGCGGCGTTATGGGATGAAGTTAAGCATCGTTTACATGAAAATGCATTTGGTCTTTCAGGTGGTCAGCAACAACGTTTGGTTATTGCTCGAGCGATAGCTATTGAGCCTGAAGTGTTATTACTTGATGAACCAACATCAGCTTTGGACCCAATATCAACACTAACCATAGAAGAGCTTATTTACGAATTAAAAAGTAAATATACCGTCGTTATTGTTACACATAATATGCAACAAGCTGCGAGGGTAAGCGATTACACTGCTTTTATTAACCAAGGAAAGTTAGTGGAATATGGCAATGCAAATACCATTTTCACTTCCCCTATACATAAACAAACAGAAGACTATATTACAGGTCGTTATGGGTAA
- the pstA gene encoding phosphate ABC transporter permease PstA, giving the protein MKIKMKTWIKSGSPWIWLTAGSVSISMISVLGILLLIGWKGLSYFWPTPLQQWQTVDGKVIVGQLYDVQKVHDANADKRDRLVIKVGNRDINGFDFINIDKDKIKTVSKPEELVVVDRVQHGKYFGKIIETSNGLELNRQQVEAWVRSEKAKIDLLEQERYKLYRLLDALPSSALSKNEIITQEKALNNEVDAISKQLSHSYLVLEDSQGSRYQLSSDNVLDIWFPNAMTIKEKVYHWLESVYEFVSEPPREANSEGGVFPAIFGTILLVLLMSVIVMPLGVIAAIYLHEYAKPNVLTRLIRIAVINLAGVPSIVYGVFGLGFFVYVVGGTLDQLFYSNELPTPTFGTPGLLWSALTLAILTLPVVIVATEEGLSRIPNSVRHGSLALGATQFETLWKIVLPMASPAIMTGLILAVARAAGEVAPLMLVGVVKLAPSLPVDSVAPYLHLDRKFMHLGYHIYDVGFQSPNVEAARPIVYATAFLLVTVIIGLNLAAIAIRNNLREKYRTLEL; this is encoded by the coding sequence ATGAAAATAAAAATGAAAACGTGGATAAAATCAGGATCACCATGGATATGGCTTACAGCCGGTTCTGTAAGTATCAGTATGATTTCGGTATTGGGTATTTTGCTGTTAATTGGTTGGAAAGGTCTCTCTTATTTTTGGCCAACACCATTACAGCAATGGCAAACCGTTGATGGGAAGGTCATTGTTGGTCAGTTATACGATGTACAAAAAGTACATGATGCGAATGCGGATAAAAGAGATCGACTTGTTATCAAGGTTGGGAACCGAGATATTAATGGTTTTGACTTTATTAATATTGATAAAGATAAAATTAAAACGGTAAGTAAACCAGAAGAGCTCGTGGTGGTAGATCGTGTTCAGCATGGTAAATATTTTGGCAAGATTATAGAGACATCAAATGGTCTTGAGTTAAATCGACAGCAGGTCGAAGCTTGGGTTCGTAGTGAAAAAGCAAAGATCGATTTACTTGAGCAAGAGCGCTATAAACTTTATCGTTTGTTAGATGCTTTACCTAGTTCTGCTCTTTCTAAAAATGAAATTATAACGCAAGAAAAAGCACTTAATAACGAGGTTGATGCAATATCTAAGCAGTTGAGCCACAGCTATTTGGTACTAGAAGATAGCCAAGGTTCACGCTATCAACTAAGCAGTGATAACGTGTTGGATATTTGGTTTCCAAATGCGATGACGATTAAAGAAAAAGTGTATCATTGGCTTGAGTCTGTTTATGAGTTTGTGTCAGAACCTCCGCGTGAAGCTAATTCTGAGGGAGGGGTGTTTCCTGCGATATTTGGTACTATTTTATTAGTGTTGTTAATGTCGGTTATCGTAATGCCTTTGGGGGTGATAGCTGCTATATACTTACATGAATATGCAAAACCAAATGTGTTAACTCGATTGATCCGTATCGCTGTAATTAACTTAGCAGGTGTGCCATCGATTGTTTATGGTGTATTTGGGTTAGGCTTTTTTGTTTATGTGGTAGGTGGAACACTTGATCAACTCTTTTATTCTAATGAGTTGCCAACCCCTACATTTGGGACGCCAGGTTTATTATGGTCAGCGTTAACATTAGCTATCTTAACTTTACCCGTTGTGATTGTTGCGACAGAAGAAGGCTTAAGTCGTATTCCTAATTCGGTTCGACATGGTTCATTAGCATTAGGTGCTACCCAGTTTGAAACTTTGTGGAAGATCGTATTACCTATGGCAAGTCCTGCTATCATGACTGGGTTAATTTTAGCGGTTGCTCGTGCAGCAGGTGAAGTGGCTCCTTTAATGTTAGTAGGGGTAGTGAAGTTAGCGCCATCGTTACCTGTTGATAGCGTTGCTCCCTACTTGCATTTAGACAGAAAATTCATGCACCTTGGTTATCATATTTATGATGTGGGTTTTCAAAGTCCAAATGTAGAAGCTGCTCGTCCAATAGTGTATGCAACGGCTTTTTTACTTGTCACAGTGATCATCGGGTTAAACCTTGCGGCTATTGCTATTCGTAATAACTTACGAGAAAAATACCGAACTTTGGAGTTATAG
- a CDS encoding ABC transporter permease subunit yields the protein MAYAKPNQRARDKQRRVVDLIMRVWVKSSGVGIIAALLLICFYLLAVISPIFTSVNVEPINQYAVNYTHSTLAIGSDEQGKMVYRIDESGKVQFIDLINKNQVSEQQIISNPTAFTTTIESQDWFAFGDKKGRVQFAQIGFQTNYAKGERQLIPYVESFLPFPTLQMDDKQKALTQLALSLTPNKGVVLAKTEDNRLLGFELDASVNQMTGDTLWEAIPIHFNDVNEVKNLLSMVITPNNDFLYLLYQHELQVWSLNDHQASLRESIPLKESAQKLTLLAGAHSVLVQFDNGSFSQWFDTINHEKRSLTLIRTFNFDAPIEQLSPEVYRKGVSVIDEKGNLTLIHTTTEKALFKQHLFNDVVLAATQPPNGEKLITLTKSGWKCFDITNPHPEVSIQSVFGKVWYEGYPEPAYIWQSTAANDDFESKFSLMPLAFGTLKAAFYALIFAGPIAIGSAIYTAYFMSANVRRYVKPTIEIMEALPTVIIGLLAGIWLAPIVENNLIAVFSILVFFPLSMIIIAFVWHILPAHIMRKLPRGQHAILLIPALVVIGYFTFKYGYVIEDWLFGGDLRNYLGDNGVAYDQRNALVVGIAMGAAIIPTIYTIAEDAIFSVPKHLSEGSLALGATQWQTLTKVVLLTASPGIFSAVMMGLGRAVGETMIVLMATGNTPIMDGNILEGMRTLAANIAIEMPESEMGSTHFRMLFLAAFLLFVFTFFVNSLAEWIRQGLREKYRSL from the coding sequence ATGGCATACGCCAAACCTAATCAGAGAGCTCGAGATAAACAGCGTCGTGTTGTTGATCTGATTATGCGTGTCTGGGTTAAATCGAGTGGTGTTGGGATCATTGCTGCGCTTCTACTTATTTGTTTTTATTTATTGGCGGTGATCTCTCCTATCTTTACTTCTGTAAATGTAGAACCTATAAATCAATACGCAGTGAATTACACTCATTCGACTCTCGCTATTGGCTCTGATGAACAAGGCAAAATGGTTTACCGTATTGATGAATCAGGAAAAGTTCAGTTTATTGATTTGATTAATAAAAATCAGGTGAGTGAGCAACAAATAATAAGTAACCCAACGGCATTTACAACGACAATTGAGAGCCAAGATTGGTTTGCTTTTGGAGATAAAAAAGGTCGAGTTCAATTTGCTCAAATAGGCTTTCAAACAAATTATGCTAAAGGAGAGCGTCAGCTTATTCCTTATGTTGAATCATTCCTTCCCTTTCCTACGCTTCAAATGGATGATAAACAAAAAGCATTAACTCAACTGGCTTTAAGTTTGACTCCAAATAAAGGCGTTGTATTAGCTAAAACGGAAGATAATCGTCTTCTTGGTTTTGAGTTAGACGCTAGCGTTAATCAAATGACTGGTGACACGCTTTGGGAGGCTATTCCCATTCACTTTAATGACGTAAATGAAGTAAAAAATCTGCTTTCAATGGTGATCACTCCTAATAATGATTTTCTTTATTTACTGTATCAACATGAATTGCAAGTGTGGAGCTTAAATGATCATCAAGCTTCACTACGTGAAAGTATCCCTTTGAAAGAATCGGCACAAAAACTCACTTTATTAGCTGGAGCCCATTCGGTACTTGTTCAGTTTGATAATGGTAGCTTTTCTCAGTGGTTCGATACTATTAATCATGAAAAACGCTCACTTACTTTAATTAGAACCTTTAATTTTGATGCGCCTATCGAGCAACTTTCTCCTGAGGTATACCGAAAAGGGGTAAGTGTGATTGATGAAAAAGGTAATTTGACCTTAATTCATACCACAACAGAAAAAGCATTATTTAAACAGCATTTATTTAATGATGTTGTTTTGGCTGCTACTCAACCACCAAATGGTGAAAAATTAATAACACTGACAAAATCTGGATGGAAATGTTTTGATATTACGAATCCTCATCCAGAAGTGAGCATTCAGTCTGTGTTTGGGAAAGTATGGTATGAAGGCTATCCAGAGCCAGCTTATATTTGGCAATCAACAGCCGCCAACGATGATTTTGAATCAAAATTTAGTTTAATGCCGTTAGCGTTTGGTACATTAAAGGCGGCATTTTATGCGTTGATTTTTGCAGGGCCGATTGCCATAGGTAGTGCGATTTATACCGCGTATTTTATGTCTGCCAATGTGCGTCGTTATGTAAAACCGACCATTGAAATTATGGAAGCGCTACCGACAGTGATTATTGGGTTATTAGCTGGTATTTGGTTAGCCCCAATAGTCGAAAATAACTTAATTGCGGTCTTTAGTATATTGGTGTTTTTCCCATTAAGTATGATTATTATCGCGTTTGTATGGCACATTTTACCTGCTCATATTATGCGTAAGTTGCCTCGTGGGCAGCATGCAATTTTATTAATCCCCGCTTTAGTGGTAATTGGTTACTTTACTTTTAAGTATGGATATGTGATTGAAGATTGGTTGTTTGGTGGTGATTTACGAAATTATTTAGGTGACAACGGCGTTGCGTATGATCAGCGTAATGCGTTGGTTGTTGGTATTGCGATGGGAGCGGCGATCATTCCGACCATTTATACCATTGCGGAAGATGCTATTTTCTCTGTGCCAAAACATTTATCTGAAGGTTCATTAGCGTTGGGAGCAACACAGTGGCAAACGCTCACAAAGGTTGTGTTATTGACTGCCAGTCCAGGTATTTTCTCTGCTGTGATGATGGGACTAGGTCGAGCCGTTGGAGAGACGATGATCGTGTTAATGGCTACCGGAAATACGCCAATTATGGACGGTAATATTTTAGAGGGTATGAGGACTTTAGCTGCAAATATTGCTATTGAAATGCCAGAGTCGGAAATGGGTAGTACGCACTTTAGAATGTTGTTCTTAGCTGCATTTTTATTGTTTGTTTTCACTTTTTTTGTTAACTCATTGGCTGAATGGATCCGCCAAGGGTTACGTGAAAAATACCGCAGTTTGTAG
- a CDS encoding PstS family phosphate ABC transporter substrate-binding protein — protein MINMQSRIKKWFKGLFPVGLLWLCFANNGLAYEGKLAPYERVSGISGNLSSIGSDTLANMMTLWAEDFQRIYPRVHIQIQASGSSTAAPALIESTAQFGPMSRKMRQSEKAAFERQFGYPPTEIRVAIDALGIFVHQDNPVKGLNFTQLDAIFSATLRCGALKSINRWQDLGVHTSWAKHRIQLFGRNSVSGTYGYFKNNALCNGDFKVNVNEQPGSASVVQGISASLNGIGYSGVGYQMSGVKLLPISKTGTDYIEPTTDNIINGQYPLARFLYIYINKSPTAKLPPLDAEFIRYMLSREGQNRVEQDGYIALPERFVLQELSKLNLH, from the coding sequence ATGATTAATATGCAAAGTAGAATTAAAAAGTGGTTTAAGGGATTGTTCCCTGTGGGATTACTTTGGTTGTGCTTTGCAAATAATGGTTTGGCTTATGAGGGGAAACTTGCTCCTTATGAGAGAGTGTCGGGTATTTCTGGCAATTTATCTTCAATTGGTTCTGATACGTTAGCAAATATGATGACGCTATGGGCTGAAGATTTTCAACGTATTTACCCTAGAGTTCATATACAAATTCAAGCATCAGGCTCTTCGACCGCAGCGCCAGCTCTTATTGAAAGTACTGCGCAATTTGGACCCATGAGCCGAAAAATGCGGCAAAGTGAAAAAGCCGCATTTGAAAGACAATTTGGTTACCCTCCAACTGAAATCCGAGTCGCAATTGATGCTCTCGGAATTTTTGTTCATCAGGATAACCCAGTTAAAGGGCTAAATTTTACCCAGCTTGATGCTATCTTTTCTGCCACTTTGCGTTGTGGTGCGTTAAAGTCGATTAATCGTTGGCAAGATCTTGGCGTGCATACCAGTTGGGCAAAACATCGAATTCAATTATTTGGTCGAAATTCAGTCTCTGGCACATACGGATACTTTAAAAATAATGCGCTATGTAATGGAGATTTTAAGGTTAATGTTAATGAGCAACCGGGATCGGCATCTGTTGTTCAAGGGATCTCTGCCTCTTTAAATGGTATTGGTTATTCTGGTGTTGGTTATCAAATGTCGGGAGTGAAACTCTTACCTATCAGTAAAACTGGAACCGATTATATTGAACCAACCACAGACAATATTATTAATGGACAATACCCATTAGCGCGTTTCTTATATATTTATATAAATAAGTCACCAACAGCGAAGTTGCCTCCTCTTGATGCTGAATTTATTCGTTATATGTTATCTAGAGAAGGACAAAATAGAGTTGAACAGGATGGTTATATTGCGCTTCCTGAGCGATTTGTTTTACAAGAATTATCAAAATTGAATTTACACTAA